A window of the Microbacterium sp. AZCO genome harbors these coding sequences:
- the murA gene encoding UDP-N-acetylglucosamine 1-carboxyvinyltransferase, giving the protein MNTLLSDSAGPKTGDRELSGETLAIRGGRPLTGRVEVKGAKNLATKAMVAALLGETTSTLRDVPDISDVQVVRSLLEVHGVRVDDGDEEGVLHLDPSGAVSAHFEEIDAHAGASRIPILFCGPLLHLLGQAFIPDLGGCRIGDRPIDFHLDALRNFGAIVEKLPSGIRLSAPQGLHGALIELPYPSVGATEQVLLTAVRAKGTTELRNAAIEPEIMDLIAVLQKMGAIISYEPNRVILIEGVDSLRGYDHRCIFDRNEAASWACAALATDGDVFVGGAKQQEMLTFLNVFRKAGGWFDIREDGIQFRRDGALKPVVVETDVHPGFMTDWQQPLIVALTQAPGVSTVHETVYENRLGFTKALVQMGADIVVHPHGLASADRRVPRRELEQAAVITGPTPLHGADVVVPDLRGGYSYLIAALAAEGESVVRNVGIIRRGYEKLFAKLDALGADFDVIG; this is encoded by the coding sequence ATGAACACACTTCTCAGCGACTCGGCAGGTCCGAAGACAGGAGACAGAGAGTTGTCCGGAGAGACCCTCGCGATCCGCGGCGGTCGACCGCTGACGGGTCGCGTCGAGGTGAAGGGTGCGAAGAACCTCGCGACGAAGGCCATGGTCGCGGCGCTGCTCGGCGAGACGACCAGCACGCTGCGCGATGTCCCCGACATCAGCGACGTGCAGGTCGTCCGCTCGCTGCTCGAGGTGCACGGCGTGCGCGTCGACGACGGCGACGAGGAGGGCGTGCTCCACCTCGACCCGAGCGGCGCCGTGTCGGCCCACTTCGAGGAGATCGACGCGCACGCCGGGGCATCCCGCATCCCGATCCTGTTCTGCGGGCCGCTCCTGCACCTGCTCGGCCAGGCGTTCATCCCCGACCTCGGCGGGTGCCGCATCGGCGACCGTCCCATCGACTTCCACCTCGACGCGCTGCGCAACTTCGGCGCGATCGTCGAGAAGCTGCCGAGCGGCATCCGCCTGTCGGCCCCGCAGGGCCTGCACGGCGCACTCATCGAGCTGCCCTACCCGAGCGTCGGCGCGACGGAGCAGGTGCTGCTCACGGCCGTCCGGGCGAAGGGCACGACCGAGCTGCGCAACGCGGCGATCGAGCCCGAGATCATGGACCTCATCGCGGTGCTGCAGAAGATGGGCGCGATCATCTCGTACGAGCCGAACCGCGTCATCCTCATCGAGGGCGTCGACTCGCTGCGGGGGTACGACCACCGCTGCATCTTCGACCGCAACGAGGCGGCCTCGTGGGCGTGCGCCGCCCTCGCGACCGACGGCGACGTCTTCGTCGGCGGCGCCAAGCAGCAGGAGATGCTCACCTTCCTCAACGTCTTCCGCAAGGCGGGCGGCTGGTTCGACATCCGCGAGGACGGCATCCAGTTCCGTCGCGACGGCGCGCTGAAGCCCGTCGTCGTCGAGACCGACGTCCACCCGGGCTTCATGACCGACTGGCAGCAGCCGCTCATCGTGGCGCTGACGCAGGCCCCCGGCGTGTCGACCGTCCACGAGACCGTGTACGAGAACCGCCTCGGCTTCACGAAGGCCCTCGTGCAGATGGGCGCCGACATCGTCGTGCACCCGCACGGGCTCGCCTCCGCCGACCGCCGCGTTCCGCGTCGGGAGCTCGAGCAGGCCGCCGTCATCACGGGCCCGACGCCGCTGCACGGCGCCGACGTCGTGGTGCCGGATCTGCGCGGGGGCTACAGCTACCTCATCGCCGCTCTCGCGGCGGAGGGCGAGTCGGTCGTGCGCAACGTCGGCATCATCCGTCGCGGCTACGAGAAGCTGTTCGCCAAGCTCGACGCCCTCGGCGCCGACTTCGACGTCATCGGCTGA